Proteins encoded in a region of the Takifugu flavidus isolate HTHZ2018 chromosome 8, ASM371156v2, whole genome shotgun sequence genome:
- the LOC130529613 gene encoding tumor protein p53-inducible nuclear protein 2 isoform X2 translates to MFQRLTNLLFGEVEEVAAEIKGAKPCMTEADEEGWMIVNLPEGAPAETSPMEDLLIEHPSMSVYVSSNNFSMVSNSNLSVVGEESIVSLASSMSRVAEPAAVPSALGTVPTRVSRGAAAQAGALAKVTQVSRVQRSKARIERRHLSRNRIQRQNLTREQVPRHAAHARKSFLHQPNKRNFCH, encoded by the exons ATGTTTCAGCGACTGACCAACCTGCTATttggggaggtggaggaggtggctgctGAGATTAAGGGAGCCAAGCCCTGCATGACCGAGGCCGATGAAGAGGGCTGGATGATCGTCAACCTGCCCG AGGGAGCCCCAGCAGAGACCAGCCCGATGGAGGACCTGCTCATCGAACACCCCAGCATGTCCGTGTACGTGTCCTCCAACAACTTCTCCATGGTTTCCAACAGCAACCTGTCTGTGGTGGGGGAGGAAAGTATTGTCAGCCTGGCGAGCAGCATGAG cagagttGCTGAACCGGCTGCCGTCCCCTCGGCCCTCGGCACAGTGCCCACCAGGGTGAGCCGCGGGGCAGCCGCCCAGGCCGGAGCTTTGGCCAAGGTCACCCAGGTGTCCAGGGTCCAGCGTAGCAAAGCCCGCATCGAGCGGCGCCACCTAAGCCGCAACCGCATCCAACGCCAAAACCTCACCAGGGAGCAGGTCCCCCGCCACGCAGCCCACGCCAGAAAATCCTTCCTCCACCAGCCCAACAAGCGTAACTTCTGCCACTGA
- the LOC130529613 gene encoding tumor protein p53-inducible nuclear protein 2 isoform X1, giving the protein MFQRLTNLLFGEVEEVAAEIKGAKPCMTEADEEGWMIVNLPGDSDPVMEDETGTRPNAQTNQSNCSTRTRTESPTPAPHMPQKRRRTHKTRARGALASSDPLSGPSASLTDLGATTPVTLPRRARLSTPSSPSMSPSSGKGAPAETSPMEDLLIEHPSMSVYVSSNNFSMVSNSNLSVVGEESIVSLASSMSRVAEPAAVPSALGTVPTRVSRGAAAQAGALAKVTQVSRVQRSKARIERRHLSRNRIQRQNLTREQVPRHAAHARKSFLHQPNKRNFCH; this is encoded by the exons ATGTTTCAGCGACTGACCAACCTGCTATttggggaggtggaggaggtggctgctGAGATTAAGGGAGCCAAGCCCTGCATGACCGAGGCCGATGAAGAGGGCTGGATGATCGTCAACCTGCCCG GAGACTCTGACCCTGTGATGGAGGATGAAACAGGAACTCGGCCGAATGCACAGACAAACCAGTCAAACTGCAGCACACGTACGCGGACTGAGTCTCCCACACCCGCTCCCCACATGCCTCAAAAGCGCCGCAGGACACATAAAACTCGGGCACGGGGTGCGCTAGCATCGTCCGACCCGCTGTCCGGACCGAGCGCTAGCCTGACAGATTTAGGTGCCACTACGCCCGTGACATTACCAAGAAGGGCCAGACTGTCcacaccctcctccccatcTATGTCCCCTAGCTCTGGAA AGGGAGCCCCAGCAGAGACCAGCCCGATGGAGGACCTGCTCATCGAACACCCCAGCATGTCCGTGTACGTGTCCTCCAACAACTTCTCCATGGTTTCCAACAGCAACCTGTCTGTGGTGGGGGAGGAAAGTATTGTCAGCCTGGCGAGCAGCATGAG cagagttGCTGAACCGGCTGCCGTCCCCTCGGCCCTCGGCACAGTGCCCACCAGGGTGAGCCGCGGGGCAGCCGCCCAGGCCGGAGCTTTGGCCAAGGTCACCCAGGTGTCCAGGGTCCAGCGTAGCAAAGCCCGCATCGAGCGGCGCCACCTAAGCCGCAACCGCATCCAACGCCAAAACCTCACCAGGGAGCAGGTCCCCCGCCACGCAGCCCACGCCAGAAAATCCTTCCTCCACCAGCCCAACAAGCGTAACTTCTGCCACTGA